From a region of the Sporosarcina ureilytica genome:
- the recX gene encoding recombination regulator RecX, whose translation MFLDEEYAFSVHESVLVKFGLTKGMTLEDWSVDDMVYEDEIQKAFNRALHYLGFRMRSEHEVKQKLVELKYGEAVIMEAIVKLRNLGFLNDKTFSKALLETQKNTSGQGPRAIQQRLQQKGIDKDLQEKVLNEYSESEQLEVARKMAEKEARRNRTESPQQKERRIQNSLLRKGYSYDIIKDALSSIEFEIDEEEWDEVTTSIGEKAWRRYSSRYSGNELHQRVKRSMYQKGIPFDKIDMFIEQKELEEND comes from the coding sequence ATTTTTTTAGATGAAGAATATGCATTTAGTGTTCATGAATCAGTACTTGTGAAATTCGGTTTAACAAAAGGGATGACACTTGAAGACTGGTCGGTTGACGATATGGTATATGAAGATGAAATTCAAAAGGCATTCAACCGTGCACTTCATTACTTGGGCTTTAGGATGCGGAGCGAACATGAGGTCAAACAGAAGCTAGTAGAGTTAAAGTACGGGGAAGCAGTCATTATGGAAGCAATAGTAAAACTCCGCAACTTAGGTTTTTTAAATGATAAAACCTTTTCTAAAGCTTTATTGGAAACACAAAAAAATACATCGGGGCAAGGGCCAAGAGCAATTCAGCAAAGACTGCAGCAAAAAGGAATCGATAAAGACTTGCAGGAAAAAGTGCTGAACGAATATTCAGAGTCAGAACAGCTGGAGGTCGCAAGAAAAATGGCTGAAAAAGAAGCCAGGCGGAACCGAACTGAATCTCCTCAACAAAAAGAAAGGCGTATTCAAAATTCTCTTTTACGAAAAGGATATTCCTATGACATTATTAAAGATGCCCTCTCATCTATTGAATTTGAAATCGATGAGGAAGAGTGGGATGAAGTGACAACATCTATTGGCGAAAAAGCTTGGCGTCGATATAGTTCTAGATATAGCGGTAACGAATTGCATCAACGTGTCAAACGGTCTATGTATCAAAAAGGAATTCCGTTTGATAAAATTGATATGTTTATAGAACAAAAGGAGCTCGAAGAAAATGACTGA
- a CDS encoding TIGR01777 family oxidoreductase → MKIVIAGGSGFIGQKLTNFLVQLGHEVMILTRNKSEQDAKISFVQWLQPGNNPEKEIGYADVFINLAGVSINHGRWTSVHHNEIYASRITATQELLRIIQHLPKKPHTLINASAIGIYPTSETAIYTENSKAIASDFLGKTVHDWEQLALTAENNGVRVACMRFGVVLGKEGGALPPIVLPYKLYAGGTVGSGKQWLSWVHIDDLIRSVEFAMINEDLHGPINVTAPFPKRMAYFGKTVGVALNRPHWLPVPAFALQLLLGKKSKLVLEGQYVSPNKLQDNGFKFLYPTLESALNNLLNNH, encoded by the coding sequence ATGAAAATTGTAATTGCGGGCGGCTCTGGCTTTATCGGGCAAAAACTTACTAACTTTCTAGTGCAACTTGGACATGAAGTTATGATTTTAACACGTAATAAAAGTGAACAAGATGCAAAGATTTCTTTTGTACAATGGCTACAACCAGGAAACAATCCTGAAAAAGAAATTGGCTATGCGGATGTTTTCATTAATCTTGCCGGCGTATCAATAAATCATGGCCGTTGGACATCCGTACATCATAATGAAATTTATGCAAGTCGGATAACTGCAACACAAGAATTATTGCGTATCATTCAACACCTGCCTAAAAAACCGCATACGTTAATTAACGCAAGTGCAATCGGTATTTATCCGACATCAGAAACAGCCATCTATACTGAAAACTCCAAAGCAATCGCAAGCGATTTTCTCGGAAAAACTGTTCATGACTGGGAACAACTCGCGTTAACAGCTGAAAATAATGGCGTGCGCGTTGCTTGTATGCGATTTGGTGTCGTCCTTGGAAAAGAAGGCGGAGCGCTTCCACCCATCGTCTTACCATATAAGTTATATGCAGGCGGTACGGTTGGTTCTGGTAAGCAATGGTTGTCATGGGTACATATCGATGACTTAATTCGCTCAGTAGAATTTGCCATGATTAATGAGGATTTACACGGCCCAATTAATGTTACCGCACCCTTTCCAAAAAGAATGGCATATTTCGGTAAAACAGTTGGTGTTGCATTAAATCGTCCACATTGGCTACCTGTACCGGCTTTCGCTCTTCAACTTTTATTGGGCAAAAAGAGCAAACTCGTTTTAGAAGGCCAATACGTTTCACCAAACAAACTTCAAGATAACGGATTTAAGTTTTTGTACCCGACATTAGAATCAGCGCTAAATAATTTGCTGAATAATCATTAA
- a CDS encoding metal-dependent hydrolase — MDTGTHIVMGVAISGIALADPVIASETATMHAAIGGIMIGSLIPDIDTVLKLRNNAVYIRHHRGITHSIPAVLLWPLILTILLSLLLPGANFLHIWAWTLLAVFLHVFVDIFNAYGTQALRPFSQKWVAIGVINTFDPNIFVLHVVAIGIWSFGVNPIFVFAILYSIIFIYYLLRFAVKAAVKHAVANTLPDASEIIISPTIRFFQWRIVASSETCHYVGRAYGRAITIYDRFTRDPIPDLPVVEAAMQDSNVKAFTEFSPIYRWEITKIKDICEVRLIDLRYRSNDYYPFVAVAHIDDELNVVNSYTGWIFSEAKLNKKLNFMPY; from the coding sequence TTGGATACAGGTACTCACATTGTTATGGGCGTGGCGATAAGTGGCATTGCTTTAGCGGATCCTGTCATAGCCTCGGAAACAGCAACCATGCATGCCGCAATCGGAGGGATTATGATTGGTTCTTTAATTCCCGATATTGATACGGTGTTAAAATTACGCAATAATGCGGTATACATTCGTCATCATCGTGGAATTACACACTCCATACCAGCTGTTCTCCTTTGGCCACTTATACTCACAATTTTATTGTCACTTCTATTACCGGGTGCCAATTTTTTACACATATGGGCTTGGACACTTCTTGCGGTGTTTCTTCACGTGTTTGTCGATATCTTTAATGCATATGGAACACAAGCATTGCGCCCATTTTCCCAAAAATGGGTTGCGATAGGCGTGATTAATACGTTTGATCCGAATATTTTTGTATTACATGTTGTGGCAATCGGGATATGGAGCTTTGGGGTAAACCCTATTTTCGTTTTCGCGATACTATATAGTATTATTTTCATTTACTATTTACTGCGTTTTGCAGTAAAAGCCGCCGTGAAGCATGCTGTTGCGAATACACTACCTGATGCTTCAGAAATTATTATCTCTCCAACAATTCGTTTTTTTCAGTGGAGAATCGTCGCATCCTCAGAAACCTGTCATTATGTCGGTCGAGCGTATGGACGGGCCATTACAATTTATGACCGATTTACACGAGATCCTATACCGGACTTACCCGTGGTAGAGGCAGCCATGCAAGATAGCAACGTAAAAGCATTTACCGAATTTTCTCCGATTTACAGATGGGAAATCACAAAAATTAAAGACATATGCGAAGTACGTTTAATTGATTTACGATACCGTAGCAATGACTATTACCCATTCGTGGCAGTCGCCCATATCGATGACGAATTAAATGTTGTCAACTCATATACAGGATGGATATTCTCCGAAGCAAAACTAAACAAAAAACTTAACTTTATGCCTTACTAA
- a CDS encoding YfhH family protein: MTEKHYSDMTEHELRTEIANLREKARKAEQLGIINEFAVYQRKMVMVESYLIDPSTIEPGEIYRIEGDEGMYFQVDYLKGRFAWGHRLGGKLAEEALPISMLKSVKTGK; encoded by the coding sequence ATGACTGAGAAGCATTATAGTGATATGACCGAACATGAATTAAGAACAGAAATCGCGAACTTACGTGAAAAGGCTCGAAAAGCGGAGCAACTAGGAATTATTAACGAATTTGCAGTGTATCAGAGAAAAATGGTCATGGTCGAATCCTATTTAATCGATCCAAGTACAATAGAACCTGGCGAGATTTACCGAATTGAGGGTGATGAGGGAATGTATTTCCAAGTCGATTATTTAAAAGGTCGTTTCGCTTGGGGGCATCGACTCGGCGGAAAACTTGCCGAGGAAGCCTTGCCGATATCCATGTTGAAGTCTGTGAAAACAGGAAAGTAA
- a CDS encoding MFS transporter, producing MEIVKTFSKRRFSILVIIVAISGFSQGMLLPLISVIFERDGVSSAMNGLNATGLYIGTLLVSPFMEAPLRRFGYKPIIVIGGLIVFISLWLFPLWKSIVFWYILRLLIGIGDHALHFASQTWVTSFSSTYRLGRNIAIYGLSFGFGFAAGPLFVPLINVFEGLPFIVSGVLCMLAWSLVFFLKNDFPDVIKGKQEKGGTFQRFTMTIAVAWLAFLGPFGYGFLESSLNAVYPVYALRSGFAETSVSFLLASFSVGGLVSQLPLGMLSDRIGRRAVFLLTLGGGATAFLVASFLESSLIGVLGMFFVAGLFVGSIFSLGISYMSDLAPKELLPTGNLLCGIFFSLGSLLGPTLGGLFLELEASFSFLLLVSLFLATLFLISIVVKPKTKEKAFN from the coding sequence ATGGAGATTGTAAAAACGTTTAGTAAAAGGAGATTTAGCATCCTCGTCATCATTGTGGCAATCTCGGGTTTTTCTCAAGGGATGTTGTTGCCATTGATATCCGTCATTTTTGAACGTGATGGCGTATCAAGTGCAATGAATGGCTTAAATGCGACAGGATTATACATAGGAACATTACTCGTTTCACCGTTTATGGAAGCGCCGCTTCGTCGATTCGGATATAAACCGATTATTGTCATTGGCGGATTGATTGTTTTTATTTCACTATGGCTTTTTCCCTTATGGAAAAGTATTGTTTTTTGGTACATATTGAGATTGCTGATTGGGATTGGGGACCATGCACTCCATTTTGCATCGCAAACTTGGGTGACAAGTTTTTCGTCTACGTATCGTCTTGGTCGAAACATTGCCATCTACGGTTTGTCATTTGGATTTGGTTTTGCAGCAGGCCCGTTATTTGTTCCACTTATCAATGTTTTTGAAGGATTGCCCTTTATCGTTTCGGGTGTTTTATGTATGCTCGCCTGGTCTCTCGTGTTTTTCTTGAAAAATGATTTCCCGGATGTCATTAAAGGTAAGCAAGAAAAAGGTGGAACGTTTCAGCGCTTTACAATGACAATCGCTGTTGCTTGGCTCGCATTTTTGGGGCCGTTTGGTTATGGGTTTTTGGAGTCATCTTTAAATGCCGTCTATCCTGTGTATGCATTAAGGAGCGGATTTGCTGAAACATCAGTATCATTTTTACTTGCCTCATTTTCGGTTGGTGGGCTCGTCTCCCAGTTACCTTTAGGGATGCTTTCTGACCGAATTGGAAGAAGGGCTGTTTTTTTGTTGACACTTGGAGGCGGAGCGACGGCATTTCTAGTGGCTAGTTTTTTAGAATCATCATTAATCGGTGTGCTTGGGATGTTCTTTGTAGCTGGACTATTTGTCGGTTCCATTTTTTCTTTAGGGATTTCTTATATGTCTGATTTAGCGCCGAAAGAATTGCTACCGACCGGGAATTTACTTTGTGGTATCTTTTTTAGTTTAGGAAGTTTATTAGGGCCTACTTTAGGTGGTTTGTTTTTAGAGTTGGAAGCATCATTTAGTTTTTTATTACTCGTGTCGTTGTTTTTAGCAACACTATTTCTCATTTCAATCGTTGTGAAGCCAAAAACAAAAGAAAAAGCGTTCAATTAG
- a CDS encoding YihY/virulence factor BrkB family protein: MERDVSTTPKPEEKSTPSKLKHKKYIESKKASFINNSAVGRFLNDVKEGELDQFDVTTLNGFMKELLTRIKKVDVTGLASQLAFFFLLSLFPLLIFMITLLPYLNLDQSEIFLFIRDYAPESVAALIEKTLGEILNNRNGGLLSFGILATIWSASKGMNALTKALNRSYFQEESRSFIVARGMSVVFTIMLIAVLVVALVLPVFGRQIGVFAFSYLGLEAGFLKLWTSLRWVIPPILIYLVFSLIYWLVPNLKLHYKSVLLGSAFSTIGWIVTTFGFSFYVGSYGNYSTTYGSIGTIIVLMMWLYISAIILMLGGQINAVMSERKQALTAKEKSKAIV, translated from the coding sequence ATGGAAAGGGACGTTTCAACAACTCCTAAGCCCGAAGAGAAATCAACACCATCAAAACTTAAACACAAAAAATATATTGAAAGCAAAAAGGCAAGCTTTATAAATAACTCAGCGGTTGGTAGATTTTTGAATGATGTGAAAGAAGGCGAGCTTGACCAATTTGATGTGACAACGCTTAACGGTTTTATGAAAGAATTATTAACAAGAATAAAGAAAGTTGATGTGACTGGTCTTGCATCCCAGCTCGCTTTCTTTTTTCTATTATCACTATTTCCTCTATTAATCTTCATGATTACACTGTTGCCTTATTTAAATCTTGATCAATCCGAAATCTTTCTTTTTATAAGAGATTATGCACCAGAAAGCGTTGCAGCGCTTATTGAAAAGACATTAGGTGAAATCTTAAACAATCGTAATGGCGGATTACTTTCCTTTGGGATACTCGCAACGATTTGGTCTGCATCTAAAGGAATGAATGCATTAACCAAGGCATTGAATCGTTCTTATTTCCAAGAAGAATCACGATCATTTATTGTCGCAAGAGGTATGTCGGTCGTTTTTACAATTATGTTAATCGCAGTACTTGTTGTTGCGCTTGTATTACCGGTATTTGGTCGGCAAATTGGTGTGTTTGCCTTTTCTTATTTAGGTTTAGAGGCAGGATTTTTAAAGTTGTGGACGAGTTTAAGGTGGGTCATCCCGCCTATTCTCATATACTTAGTGTTTTCCCTTATTTATTGGCTCGTACCGAACTTAAAGCTACATTATAAAAGTGTGCTACTCGGTTCCGCCTTTTCAACGATTGGATGGATTGTGACAACGTTCGGTTTTTCATTCTATGTCGGGAGTTATGGAAATTATTCCACCACCTACGGAAGTATTGGTACAATTATCGTACTCATGATGTGGCTCTATATCTCTGCTATCATCCTTATGCTTGGCGGGCAAATAAATGCCGTCATGAGTGAAAGAAAGCAAGCATTAACTGCAAAAGAAAAAAGTAAAGCAATTGTTTGA
- the pdaA gene encoding delta-lactam-biosynthetic de-N-acetylase: MVRQHWQGILMGLIIVLAGILFNPFSANAEELHWGFKKAQDEIPPDAGSPFNEILDKHGAIYKGNPEEKTIYLTFDNGYEAGYTESILDTLKKENVPATFFLTGHYLTSATPLVKRMVSDGHIIGNHSYDHPNMANLSAKGMEDEWTRFDKKLKELTGVERTIYVRPPKGIFNEKLLSVGNELGYRHIFWSVAFVDWHEDKPKGKDYAYHELMKQIHPGAVILMHTVSPDNSEALPSFIQDAQKEGYTFKTLDDLIMEYEEIFPVF, encoded by the coding sequence ATGGTAAGACAACACTGGCAAGGCATTCTTATGGGATTAATTATCGTTCTAGCCGGAATTTTATTTAATCCTTTTTCCGCCAATGCCGAGGAACTGCACTGGGGATTTAAAAAAGCACAAGATGAGATACCACCAGATGCCGGATCCCCATTTAATGAAATCCTAGACAAACACGGAGCTATATATAAAGGAAATCCTGAGGAGAAGACAATTTATTTAACCTTTGATAACGGCTATGAAGCAGGTTATACAGAATCTATTTTAGATACACTGAAAAAAGAAAACGTCCCTGCAACATTCTTTTTAACCGGCCACTATTTAACAAGTGCCACCCCATTAGTAAAAAGAATGGTTTCGGATGGACATATTATTGGGAATCATTCCTATGACCATCCTAACATGGCGAACTTATCGGCAAAAGGAATGGAAGATGAATGGACACGTTTTGACAAAAAATTAAAAGAACTAACAGGTGTAGAACGAACCATTTACGTAAGACCTCCGAAAGGAATATTCAACGAAAAACTGTTGTCTGTTGGGAATGAATTAGGCTATCGTCATATTTTTTGGTCCGTCGCATTTGTTGATTGGCATGAAGACAAACCCAAAGGAAAAGATTATGCTTATCATGAACTAATGAAACAAATCCATCCGGGTGCAGTCATATTGATGCATACCGTTTCTCCAGATAATTCGGAAGCACTCCCTTCTTTTATCCAGGATGCACAAAAAGAAGGATACACATTTAAAACATTGGATGACCTCATCATGGAATATGAAGAAATCTTCCCCGTTTTTTAA
- the mutY gene encoding A/G-specific adenine glycosylase yields the protein MHILENKEGFRQSLLQWYQTEKRDLPWRRTSNPYYIWVSEVMLQQTRVDTVIPYYERFITKYPTMEKLADADENELLKMWEGLGYYSRARNLQEGVREVVATYGGNVPTNRKEISTLKGVGPYTAGAVLSIAFGIPEHAVDGNVMRVLSRIVLIEEDITIPRTKRIFEDVVMDLIDKQDPSSFNQGLMELGATICTPKPKCLLCPVREYCQAFYEGRQEELPVRTRKKRGKVIPVATFAIQNEQGEWLLRKRPENGLLANLWEFPMVELTTNQSAGEILFKQLGLKVSAVSDIMSFKHIFTHLTWEVTSYYANLKVENRVPDGYKFFTATEVEALPKPVPVVKVWDKINGGEIENDTK from the coding sequence ATGCACATCTTAGAAAACAAAGAAGGATTTCGCCAATCCCTTCTACAATGGTATCAAACTGAAAAGAGAGATTTACCGTGGCGTAGAACGTCCAATCCCTATTATATTTGGGTATCAGAAGTAATGCTGCAACAAACCCGAGTCGATACCGTGATTCCTTATTATGAACGTTTTATTACAAAATATCCTACGATGGAAAAGCTCGCAGATGCAGATGAAAATGAATTATTAAAAATGTGGGAAGGCTTAGGTTATTATTCACGCGCTAGAAATTTACAAGAAGGTGTGCGGGAAGTTGTCGCAACATACGGCGGAAACGTACCAACAAATCGTAAAGAAATATCAACTTTAAAAGGAGTCGGTCCTTATACAGCAGGTGCTGTTTTAAGCATCGCATTTGGCATTCCAGAACATGCAGTAGATGGAAACGTCATGCGGGTTTTATCGAGAATCGTGCTAATTGAAGAAGATATTACGATTCCGCGTACGAAACGAATTTTCGAAGATGTTGTGATGGATTTAATTGATAAACAAGATCCGAGCTCCTTCAACCAAGGCTTAATGGAATTAGGCGCAACAATTTGTACACCAAAACCAAAATGTTTACTTTGTCCAGTTCGAGAATATTGTCAAGCATTTTATGAAGGAAGACAAGAGGAGTTACCCGTTCGAACCAGAAAGAAACGCGGGAAAGTAATTCCAGTTGCTACCTTTGCAATTCAAAATGAACAAGGTGAGTGGTTATTACGAAAACGCCCCGAAAATGGATTGTTGGCAAATTTATGGGAGTTTCCGATGGTGGAATTAACGACGAATCAATCTGCCGGGGAAATTTTATTTAAGCAACTTGGATTAAAAGTTTCGGCTGTTTCTGATATTATGTCTTTTAAGCACATTTTTACCCATTTAACATGGGAAGTAACAAGCTATTATGCAAATTTGAAGGTGGAAAATCGTGTACCAGATGGATATAAGTTTTTCACAGCTACAGAAGTAGAAGCATTACCAAAGCCAGTACCAGTTGTAAAAGTGTGGGATAAGATAAATGGGGGAGAGATTGAAAATGACACAAAGTAA